The Fusarium oxysporum f. sp. lycopersici 4287 chromosome 1, whole genome shotgun sequence DNA segment ACTAAGTAGCTCACGCGTGGGCTCGAGATATTTATTAAGACTGCGATCGATATCATTACGAGTCCGTCGATGACGAACTTGCATGCGAAGTTCGCTCGTATGAAACGATAGAGGAAGTCGACCATCCTGAGGCACAGCGTAAAAGTCCCCAAGGGACTGACGAATCTTGTATCGATGTGCTTCGGTAAGTGCAGTCTCGATCAAGTAGTCACCCGAGCCACCATACGTGATACCTTGACGGCGCGTGTAAGCCATGTTCAGATTACGCAGTCCCGGAAAGAAAGAGTAAGGGACTTCGAAGTATGTTCCGACCACTGGTGGTAGTGTATCTGGTGCGGTCAGGGGAAACTCCAAGTCTATGTCGTCGATGTGATACCACTTCTCATTTTCTCCGCGGGTAAGCTGCCATGGCGGCATGAAGTCTGGCACCGGGCTGATGGATTTATTTCTGGACCAATGTGTCTCCCAATCGCGTGGATACCCTGTTCAAACGAATTGTCAATTAGGGTGTGGTAATGCACAAGGTCACATACAGTAGTTCCAAGTTTGAGTGGCATTGACAACGACGTCTCCATCCTCTGGGGGTCGCGGAATGTACTCTAACTGCTGGGGTAGTGTGTACGAAGATTGTGAGGGAGGTAGTTGAGAACTGAGGAGGAATGGCTGTGGACCATCCTGACCAGTTTCAAAGAGCTGTAGCCTTTTCTTGTAAGAATGGGATGCGAAGCGGAGGATGTTGTCCAAGTTTGTATCTTGTTGCGCTGTAACGCTGAGATCATTTGATGACACTACTTTCTCGAACTTGACTTCGTCATCCTGCACGAGAGGTCCACCAGTGGCATTCTCGTCATACTCTTCGCATTGATGTGCTGGCTTGAGCTCAATTGTAGGAGCAGCCATGACCGTCACCAATTTCTCAAGGAGATCATTCTGCTTCTCATGCGCGGCTTTGATCCCACGAATGAGATCAAGACATTGAGTCTTAAACTCTGGATCTTTGGCAGCCATTGGGTCAATCTAGATGGATCGGCGGGCTAAGGAGCCTGCCTGAAGTTCGGTGAAGTCGAGGAAGCAATGTTTTCATTCAATGCCTGGCTGGTGGTGGATATTGCAGATGGTTAGCGCCCTGACCAGGATCATTTTCTGCAACGCAAGAGGGCAATGCAACCTCTTGCTTCAGCACAATCGCAAGACACGGTATCTGGAAACAGTCTGCCATTGTGAAGACTGACACCCTCGCTATCGTTCTCTTGATATCGCGACTGGCGTTGAATCTTGAGATCGAGGCCAGAGATCGGGGCCAATATGCAGTAGCCAACCATCTACTGATCAAGGTCCACGCATGTATTGACAGTCCGAATATGGAGTATTCGTAAAGTCGCAGGAATTGCCCTATGAACCTCGACGCCGCCTTATCAGGCTGAACCAAGTGGGCTACCGACCGCGTCGGGCCCGTCAACGGTGTCCACGGGATCCGCTCCGGACCGAGACCCAGTAATGTCATCAGATCGCCGATCCAAGCCCCCGGACACCCTCGGCCGAGTCTCCCCGCATTTGTTGTCAAACTGGCTGTATTGTCAAGTCTGGGGACGCAGAGTAAGCAATCGTAGGACATACGTTTGCACTCAACAAGACGTGTCCATAATCACTGCGAATTGAGTTAAGACCTTCCTATCAAAGAACCTTAACCCCAATCTAATCTCTGCTTGCAAAGGACAGTCGTAAGCACCTCGTGGTATTGCTTGCGTGTCCGCCTCAATTAAGCCAACTTGTTTCAGGGCCAGCATCTCATTGGTCAGCGCCACGATAAGGCGGAGTAATCTCTCCTGGTCAGCAAAGACGTCACCGTGTTCTGGACCAATTACCTTGCAACGATTTGTCGCAAAAGTTCCAGGGACAACCTAAACTTGAATCCTGTGATGGCGCGTTTCCTTTTCCCTTTTCTCTTATCATCGTcattcttttttaatatgTTATAATACTCTGGTCTGACCTGCGATTTCTCAAGGGTCGCGGTATTCACTCCTTGAAGTACTTTTAGCGCGTCGTGAAACATGGCGGCGCAAACGAAACTTACGGACGATAACGTCTATGACACGGATGTTGAGAGCAATCATGGGATTGAGAGGGATGAAGGGCCGACGGAACAGTCGCCTTTGTTGCCAAGTGGcagagaggaagatgatgagccGTCGAAATCGCTGAGACGACGCGCTTTGGCTATGGGCATGCTGGCTCTTCTCATGGTCGAAGTGAGCCAGTTCATCATGAATCCTCCGACCAAAAAGATCGCTGAGGATATTATTTGTCGACAGCACTATCCCGATCATCTAATCGGCGCATTCGATACAGACGACTATCGCTGCAAAGATAGTTCTGTTCAGAAGACTCTGGCTATGGTCCAGGGATGGGAGCAGGCCTTCGAGATGGGAGTCCGTAAGTGAATCAAGTAATATTGAAGGATATTCGCTTACATGCGCTAGCAATCTTAACGCAGTTCCCATATGGCATCGTTGCTGATAAATATGGAAGACGGCTTGTTCTGTTTCTGGCAATGCTTGGATGCTGTCTTTCAACAGCTTGGCTCTTGTTAGTCTGTAAGTGCTCATTTGTCCCGTGTTGTGACGCATACTCACTATATCAGTATCATTCCCAAACATATTCTCCATCTGGGCAATCCTCGGTGGAAGTATCTTTTTCCTCATCGGTGGTGGAGGTCAAATGGCCGTTGCGATGGTCTACACCATCGTCGCCGACGTCGTCCCTGTTTCCAAACGAACAGACATGTTCTTCCGTCTCGTCGCTCTAGTCTTAATCTTCAACGTCATCTTCAATCCGATTTCGGCATGGCTCCTCCAATTCGACCCCTGGTTGTCCATGTGgattggctttggcttcatGGTCTTCGGAACGATGTgcattcttctcatccctGAGACAATGCATCTTCGACGCAAGGATGATAAGAGACACAATGAAGAGCATGAGAATGAACAACTTCATGGTGTTTCTTTGACCAAGCATAATGTGTTGAAACAGGCTTGGTTCAGTATCCAGAATGATATGCAGCATGTTTGGCGCTTCATCTTCGCGTCAAAGAGCATTATGATGCTCATGCTAGCTATTGCATTCTTCTTCCCGGTTCGGACTGTACTTACGGGAGTGTTGTTGCAGTACATGAGCAAACGTTTCGATTGGTCATGGTCAAAGGTcagtctcttcatcaacactaCGTTCCATCCCCTAACATTTCGACAGGCAACATACATCTCGACAATTGGCATTGTAGCAACAGTGGTGTGCTACCTCATAATTCTGCCCGTGACATCCGACTTCCTCAACAAGAGTCGTCGTTACAAATCACGCCCCGTTGCTAGAGATTTACTCCTTGCGCGCATCGCCATCACAATCATGGCAGCCGGATGTTTGCTGATGGGTCTTGCTTCAGTTCCATGGCTGTTTGTCATTTCCCTCATCACTGTCAGTGTCGGAAACTCTTTCGTGGCGCTCAGCAGAGCCTTGATCAATGCTCTGGTTGAACCGCATACCATCGCTACCTTGAACACCACCATCTCTCTTATTGAAGTCATCATGGGGTTGACTGCGCCCGCAATGAGCTGGCTCTTGGGTCGCGGTTTTGAGTTGGGCGGTCAGTGGATGGGGTTGCCGTTTTTGGTGACCAGTCTCATGGCGATGGCGACAGCTGTAATGCTGTTTATAGTGAAACTACCAACTTCTGGTGTTGCGCAAGCCCACGATGGTTGAGCTCAGCGCTCGCTGGGATACACGAGACAACAAGGGAATCTGGAGTTACGCGACCTTGTGATGTTCCATTTGTTATTTAGAATACTTTAGATATTGCAATATATAAGCAAGTAATTGTTAAGTATTTGATAATTGCACATGCATCTCGCTGCGAGGCAAGCCTTGGTGTTGCACTGAAGCTCCACCTTATCGATAAGCGGCCCCGCGGTTGCCTGCTCCACCCCAGCTTCTGGAAGTTAACCTTCAATCAACATTCATCATTCATCTACCTCAATAATTACTCTGTCTGACATCCCTCAAGCTTCCGACCCGACTAAGCCTTTTTGCGTCCCAATTTTAACAGATAATATTGTTTGATCGCTTGACCACACCTCCTTCACCATGTCGGACGACGAGGATTTCATGCAGGAGTCGGATGAGGAGCAGTACGCAAGCTCAGCCGCGCATACGCAGTGCATCACTAATTACGCCCAGGTACGACTTCGAGtacgaagaagacgatgacgaagagacCGCCGATGTCGATATCGAAAACAAATACTACAACGCCAAGCAACTCAAGCTGTCAGACCCCGAAGATGCGATCGCAGAATTCCTGGGCATTCCGCcactcgaagaagagaaaggagaatGGGGCTTCAAAGGTGTGAAGCAGGCCATAAAGCTCGAGTTCAAGTTGGGCCAATATGACAAGGTAGAACTTTTCGCTGGCCAAATTAAGGACATTGCTGACAAGAGTAGGCTGCTGAACATTACGCTGAACTCCTCACCTACGTCAAGTCGGCCGTTACGCGCAACTACTCCGAGAagtccatcaacaacatgcTCGACTACATCGAAAAGGGAGCGGATGGCCCAGAGGCAGTGAAGTGTATGGAGCAATTCTACTCCCTCACGCTGCAGAGCTTCCAGAGCACCAACAACGAGCGCCTGTGGCTCAAGACCAACATCAAGCTGGCAAAGTTACTTCTCGACCGAAAGGAGTACGGCGCTGTGTCAAAGAAGCTCCGAGAGCTCCACAAGACCTGTCAGCAAGAAGATGGAACCGACGACCCTAGCAAGGGCACATATTCACTCGAGATTTACGCACTTGAGATCCAAATGTTTGCAGAGACCAAGAACAATAAGCAACTCAAGGCCCTGTATCAAAGAGCTCTCAAAGTCAAATCCGCGGTACCACATCCCAGAATCATGGGCATCATCAGAGAGTGTGGTGGAAAGATGCACATGAGCGAAGAGAACTGGAAGGAAGCTCAGAGCGACTTTTTCGAATCGTTCCGTAACTACGACGAAGCAGGTTCTCTCCAGCGAATCCAGGTTCTCAAGTATCTGCTATTGACGAccatgttgatgaagtccGACATCAACCCTTTCGATTCGCAGGAGACCAAGCCCTACAAGACAGATCCACGAATCTCCGCCATGACAGATCTTGTCGACGCTTACCAGCGAGATGATGTACACGCGTACGAGAAGGTCCTGCAGCGTAACCAGGACATCCTAGATGATCCATTCATTGCCGAGAACATCGATGAAGTCACGCGAAACATGCGAACTAAGGGTGTTGTAAAGCTCATCGCTCCTTACACACGCATGAAGCTATCTTGGATCgccaagcagctcaagatcTCCGAGCCCGAAGTACAAGATATTCTGGGCTTCTTGATCATTGACGGCAAGATCAACGGTCGAGTCAACCAACAAGAGGGTCTCCTGCAGATCACCTCTGACGCAGACACCGAGCGCATTGCAGCTCTCCAGGGACTCACGTCGTCTATTTCGGAGCTGTTTGGTGCTATTTTCAGAGACGGAGATGGATTCCGTAACAGTGAGCATTCCGCAGCGGACGAGCAAATAATGGACGTGTCAGGCATTCCATTGGGGAAGGGAAGCCATAGGGCGGCTGCCCAACATCGCGGGAAGAAGGGGAAGTTGGCTGCGGCGCCATGGGCCTGAGAGAGCGGCCAGGGAATGAATTCTACTGTATGATCGTTAACATAGCCCCGGGGATATCCGCAGACCAGGAAAACCtctttgttgttgtttccTGTTTCAACCCCCAGGTCTTTTTGCTGGATCGAGAAAGTAAGATGCTATTGCAGTTTTCCTGCGGGTGCATCCGCGTTTGGAGATGCTTCGACGGGATCTCGCATAGTACGAGGCCACTGGCAACAGTGATTCCTCGTCGCACCAGACGGGTAGCGGCATCGACTACGGACCAGTTGTTTCAGAGAGAGATGACGAGAAAGATGTGCCGAAGGGACGAGGGCCGAAGTGACGCCGTATTCGGTCTTGATCCCCATGTCTCGTGTAGCAAAAGCGAGTGACGAGTAATGTTATTCAATATAAACAACGACCTCATAGTCAGATGCCCATAGCCTGATGTCTCAGTAGTAATCGACAACCTGATGCTCGGCAGTTGTGCAGGCATCCTTTGCCTCACCTGATTTTTAGTCTTGACATATGTAAGCCTGCTGCGCTGATCTAATTCCAAGGCTACCTAGTCTATGATGCAGTAGAGGcaaaataaaagaaaaaacaagaccaagctAAGATCGCTGACCATCATTAGACAAGCGATGCAACGTCGAGTGGTTACACAAGACGGGACTTGGGGAGCTGCGAGGGGCAAAGCGGCTTATCATTTCACAGATTGCGGCTGATCTGTCTTGGCTCACATGGATTTCACTGTTTGCTTCTCACAAGAAAATTTCTAAAAAGAGACTTCCCGTTAGATGCCGTTGGGGGGGGAGTGTAACACACATGGAAGTGAAGTGTGAAGTGAGGCCGCAAGGTATGGTCATGATGCTGAATCGTCACGGATAGCTGCATAACGGAACGTGTCCAACCTTCCGAATTCAACGGTAGACATCTCTAGATTGGGGAGATACAATACGAGATATTTTTCTCTGATCAAAAACTCGTACAGCAAGATATGGGAAGCACAGAGCAAGGGAGCGGCGCCGTGATGGTACATCGGGCCGTTGCTGGTTGACCTTGCGAGGTGTGCAGAGAGGCATTTACAAGTTGAAAGTGTCTGTATGGTGGAAGTGTTTCTGTTTGCTTAGTTGTTTGCCGCTGAATCACAGGTGAATTGCGAGTGCTGGAGGCGGGAGGGAGGCGCGGATACTGCGTGAGGACCGTGGACCCGGTGTTGAAAAACACGGGAAGGATTTTGAGAATTGCTTTTTTTATTCTGAGTCTTGATTTGATGGATCGTGATATGTGACTTGGCCTTTTGATTCGGTATGTGATGTGGATTTAGAGTGCGGTTTGAGTCGAGACTGTCAGATCGTGGCTTATTTGATCGCGCTGAGCTAGCGTCACGACACTTTCGTTAGCACGCATCGGAAGCGACATCCGATATTTTATTTTCATATGATACCGAGATATATACCTCCTCAGTATGTAAAATCATCTACCTCTGTCAGTGTCTTCAGCTCAATTGCCGTGTTCACatcgagaaggtcaagcAAAGATCCCAGCACATGCTGCATAATCATCGTCCATTGTTTGGCCCGACGATGCCTCTGGGGGTTACATGAACCAATTGATAGCTTCGATTCCTGAGGGACCGTGCgcaccaccatcaccgcTAGACCTTTGAGATTTGAGATTTTGATTGCAGTACTCGGCTTTTTTTGACTTTCCTTTGCTCGACTAGAGCAGATTTGTATCTACTATACTAGACAAAGGGACCTGGCAGTAGTTCGCTCTTGGGCTTATCCACAAGCAgatcactcactcactcactcgcTGTAGTGGTCATTGATATGGGGGCCTGCTCTGGTTAGTCGACAGTCACCCCCCCAGCCACCCTCATCAAAATAACAGGGGTCCAGGCACACACTTTCGCAGCTCTCTCATCGCCACTTTGACAAAGACAGTGACATTCTCTAACACGTCGAGAAAAACTCTGTAGCAAGTTCCATGCATGAGATATTACTTCACTCATTCGACAAACACCTCAAAATTTGACCTTGCCGTCGTAAACAACGTAAACACACTCTTCCGCGGAGAGTTTCTGCTTTCCCTGACGTTAAGCTTCCCGTTCCCGTCCGCGTACGGCCCGTCTTCCGCGACCAATCTACGTAAGCGATGTGCGCTGTTCTATCCGCTGGCATTTGAGATATACAGCAATACTACAAACACATGGTTGTTTGACAGCtcaaaagaaaaagaaagcatcGCATCGTATcatattttctttttaccCCGTTCCCGGGGAGAAGCGGGATCGTGTTCCAGGGCTTGGCTTTTCCTTAGCTGGCTTTTTGTAttggcttgcttgcttgctccCCACAAGATTGGATCGGGGGATGTGTGAAAAAACGGTCGTTAACATGAAGATcgtaaaagttaaaatatcGCAGGGACAAATGTGATTAGATGCTGGGTGAGAGTGTTCCCATAAATGAAGAGGCACAGACAGGTACGCCAAGTGATGCGGCACATTGTCATCGTCTGGGCGTTCATCTTCGTACCTGGCCGTATTATCATACACCTCAGACATAATTCTATAACGCCTTTCATAAGGattcttataatatctgCTTCTCACATTGGCTGCTCTACGATTACTCTCGCTCACAACACGCCCGGTTGAAACTAATCAAATCACCCGACCACGAATCGATCTTGATTCTCTACCTCCACTACGCTTCCATGC contains these protein-coding regions:
- a CDS encoding COP9 signalosome complex subunit 2, with protein sequence MSDDEDFMQESDEEQYDFEYEEDDDEETADVDIENKYYNAKQLKLSDPEDAIAEFLGIPPLEEEKGEWGFKGVKQAIKLEFKLGQYDKAAEHYAELLTYVKSAVTRNYSEKSINNMLDYIEKGADGPEAVKCMEQFYSLTLQSFQSTNNERLWLKTNIKLAKLLLDRKEYGAVSKKLRELHKTCQQEDGTDDPSKGTYSLEIYALEIQMFAETKNNKQLKALYQRALKVKSAVPHPRIMGIIRECGGKMHMSEENWKEAQSDFFESFRNYDEAGSLQRIQVLKYLLLTTMLMKSDINPFDSQETKPYKTDPRISAMTDLVDAYQRDDVHAYEKVLQRNQDILDDPFIAENIDEVTRNMRTKGVVKLIAPYTRMKLSWIAKQLKISEPEVQDILGFLIIDGKINGRVNQQEGLLQITSDADTERIAALQGLTSSISELFGAIFRDGDGFRNSEHSAADEQIMDVSGIPLGKGSHRAAAQHRGKKGKLAAAPWA